GCAATTAGATCAGTCCAAGTACTACCTCGTGCCCAAGCTTCTACTAAACCCATTAACTCTGGACTCCATAAAATTGGGACTTCTATACCAAACCGTTCTTGAACTCTAAACAATTCTCCTCGGATATTTGATAAATCATTAAATGCTTCTTCAGCAACTGTACTGGGAATAAATCCAGACCATAGATCAGGACGATTAACTTCCGTAGTAATTGACTGAATAACTCCAGCTAATTCTACTGGAGTTAGTTCATCAAGATTCCCACTGATCAAGACCAAACCTATCCATAACTCATTTTCACCTCTTAAAGATCCAATACCTCTGCCAATTTCGGTTGGTGTTAAATCATCCAAGCATCCGAAGTAGTTTAGTACTTTAATTAATGATAAGAAAGTGTCCCAGTGACGATTAGACCTGTCATAAAGCATCTGCTCACGTTGATGTATTTCAAGACCTAGTTCGTCCATTCTTCGTCTATGCTTCTTTAATTTTTTCTTATCACCCCATCGATGAGCTGGCTGAACCAATAGTTCATCATCTAGAGATTTAACTAATTTAGCTTGAGATAAAACTTCACTAGCAAGATCATATTGAGCCGTTCTCATATCATTTTCCTGAGCCAAATTTGAAATTATTGAAGCTGTTTCATTACTTAACAAATCACCATGATGTATTTCACCTAATCTACTCATTTGAGGAGTTGTAAGATGTGATACGTCTAAGCAAGTTAATTCAGCATAAAGACTAACAACTTCCTTACAAGCAATCAATATCCAAATATTTTCATCTGTTAAGCATAACAATTGAGATTGTCTGTCGCCTTTTTGTATTTTTTGAACAATGACTGCAGGTGTAACTTTTCCTCGCAAATGTGATGTCTTCAGACTTATGAGAGTTCCATTATTTGCAAATTCCAAGGCTGAGATCAATTCATTAGATAAGGTTTCTGCTGATTGTTTTTTGAGAATTTTTAAGAGTCTTCTCTCTTCCTTTAGATGACTTTTTATTTTCTCATATCTTTCAAAATCTGACCATGGGATGTCTTCTGAAAAAGTTTTATACTCTTTAAACTCCTCTTTTAATCTGGATAATTCTTCTTCTTCTTCAACCAAATCCAAGCTCGCCAAGTATCTACTAAAGCTTCTTTCTATCAATTCTTTTGATTTGTCTAAGTCATAACGCTGTAATAGATTCAGTACCATGCCATAACTTGGTGTGAATTGACTAACCAGTGGATCGGCTGAGCTGGTGGCTAATTGACCAGCTTCTCGAACTCCTTCGAATCGAGTTTGTACAGTGACCACATAGCCTCTAGAATCAAGACCTCTTCTTCCAGCCCTACCAGCCATTTGTAAGAATTCACTCCCCATTAATTGACGATGTCCATTATCTGATCTCTTCGACAAAGTAGATATAATTGTGCTTCTCGCCGGCATATTGATTCCTGCAGCTAAGGTTTCAGTTGCAAAAACAACCTTTATCAATCCTTTTTGAAATAATTCCTCAATTAACTCCTTCCATGCAGGAAGAACTCCTGCATGATGAGATGCGATTCCATTAAATAAAGCTTTTATATGTAAATCATCTCTCAAACCTTCTGAATTTAGAATTGTATATTTTTTAAATCGATCTTGAATTGATTGTCTTTCTTCTTGGTTCACTAAACACGTGCTAGCTATTGTTTTCACAGCCTTGTCACAACCACGACGACTAAATATGAAATAAATAGCGGGTAACATATTTCTTTCTGCCAACTTCGATATCACCAAGCCAAGTGAGGGAGAGTCAGGTTGAGTAGGCTTGGATAAGCGTCCTCTCTTCTTATGTGATTTTGTTGAGCGCCAAATCTTACAGTTTGGATGTAATCCAGTTCCTTTTTCATTAAGTAATGGATGAAGTCCTTTAGCACTACAAAAATTGAATTCCAGGGGGACTGGTCTTAAATCACTAGATATCAAGTCTGTGGGTCCGTGAACTTGCTCAATCCAATCAGTTAATTGACCTGCATTAGCAACGGTTGCCGATAGAGCAACGAACTGAACGGATTTAGGACAATGAATAATTGATTCCTCCCACACTGTCCCTCTATGAGCATCATTCATATAATGACATTCATCCAGAACAACAGTTTCTATATCAAGTAGAGGATCATCATTTTTATCTGCTGCTGCATAAAGCATATTTCTAAAAATCTCAGTAGTCATGACAAGAATCGAAGCCTCTCTATTCAGGCTTAAATCACCTGTTAAAAGACCCACATTGCTTGAACCAAATTGATTCCTAAAGTCTCTTAGCTTTTGGTTAGATAAAGCTTTTAATGGGGTTGTATAAAACACCTTATTTCCATGAGAAATCGCTCTATAAATTGCATACTCTCCTATTAAGGTTTTTCCTGATCCTGTAGGAGCACTAACAACTACAGAATGCCCTTGATTGAGTGAGTCAATTGCTTTAAGTTGAAATTCATCCAATGAAAAAGGAAAGATTTTCTTTGGATTTAAATTGTTTTGGAGGATTTCGTTCTCAAACGTATCTCTTTCTGATGAAGTCATTGCTAAATCCTAGGGGAATTTTCTATGACCACATGGTTTTTGATGTGGATACATAATAAAATCAAGAAACCAAAGAAAAAATCTCAAGCCAACACCCAAATTTTTTAATAGAGAAAACAAAATAACAATATGCCTGCAATCCCTAACTCTAGAATTCGTAAACTGAGGACTTGGGTTCCAGGGAAAAGATCATCAGAATTGATTGGTGTAGATGAAAATCAAAATCAAATCACGTTAATTGACTTAGCGAGTAATGACTATCTAGACCTTGCAAGACATCCATTATTAATTGAGGCAGCTAGACAAACCTTAGAAACAGATGGGGTTGGTTCTGGAGGATCAAGATTTATTACTGGTAGTAGAAATATTCATCAAAGACTTGAAACAAAGCTTGCCCAATGGCTTGATCGTGAGATTGTCCTAATTTACCCGAGTGGTTTCCAAGCTAATCTGGCTGCTGTTTTAGCACTTACTGATCGTCACACTCCTGTTATTTGTGATCGTCTGATACATCATTCTCTGCTCGTTGGAGTCAAAGCGAGTGGAGCAAAGCTCATTAGATTTAAGCACAACAATTTATCTGAACTAGAAAGACTTTTAAAAAAGTCCAGACAAAGCAATCCTCAAAAACAACCTTTAGTAATTACTGAAAGCCTTTTTAGTATGGAGGGTACAACAGCACCCATAAAGGAAATTTCAAAGCTATGCATTAATTATGATTCAAAGTTATTGATCGACGAAGCTCATGCTTTTGGCGTTATGGGTTCAAAAGGAAGAGGAGAATCTTTTGGACTCAAAGAACCAATATCAATTATCAGTGGGACATTCGGTAAAGCATTTGGAAGTGGGGGAGCATTTCTAGCAACAGACAAGATAACAGGAGCAAATTTAATACAAAACTGTGGGGCATTTCGCTATACAACTGCTTTAGCTCCTCCTCTTTGTGCAAGTGCTTTAGCCGCGTTAAATCTAATTGAAAGCAACCCTAGCTGGGGTAGCGAACTGAAAGAGAAATCAAAAGCTTTAAGAGACAGATTGTCTCAAATCGGGTGGCAACGTCCTATGGGGGGAGGTCCAATAATCTCCATCGTTCTAGGTACAGACGAATTAGCCATGGATTATCAAAAAAAACTTGAAGAACAAGGTCTTCTAACTGTTGCGATCCGTCCACCAACTGTTCCTGAAGGTAAATCGAGACTCAGGTTAGTAATCAGGAGAAATACTCCCGTTCAGGCTATTGAAAAACTTATCGCAGTTCTTAATAACAAATGAAAGAAATAATTGCTATGCATGGCTGGGCTGGTGATAGTCATCAATGGGCAAATTGGGAAAAGATATTTAAAAGTTGTGATTGGGAATGGCAAGCTTCTGAACGCGGATATAAAGAGATAAGTCCTCATACACCCAAATGGAATCACAACTCAAATCAAGTCAAAGATAAAAGAGTTGCCATATGTCACTCTCATGGTTCACATATGATAGATAAAGAAGTTTTGCATTCAGCTACTCATGTTATATTAATCAATAGTTTTAGTCGTTTTATTCCAAGTGACAAAGAGAATCGCCCTATAAAACTGGCCCTCAATAGGATGATGAATGCAATTAATACGTCTAACGAAGAAGCTATGTTAAGAAAATTTCATATAAAAGCTTATAAACCGAATTACATAGCTATTAAATTATCCGAATCATATCTACTTCCTATATCAGATTCAGGAAGGTTGAGACTAAAAAATGATTTAAAACTTCTTATGAATTCTGATTCTCTACCAATTGGCTTAAACAATTCTTCCAAAGTACTTATTGTTAACAGTGAACAAGACTATATTTTAGCTAATCAAACGAAAGAAAAACTAGCTGAAGATTTAATAAAACACTTAGAGGTCATACCCAAAATAATCAACCTTCAAGACGAGGGGCATTACATCACAAAAATTAAAAATATCAAAAAAGTCAAACACTGGCTAGAATTTGATCATGCAAAAAACATGGTCTAGTCAAGTTAATAAAAACTTTAACGAAGCTGCATTAAGTTATAACGAATCAGCATCAATTCAAAAAAGTACTGCTTTAAAGCTTGCAAAAATATGTTCTCATCATTCAATTAAACATGGACTATGGGTTGACCTTGGTTCTGGTACTGGACTACTCGCTAAATCATTAGAAGATTTACATCCAAACCAATATGTAGTGAGATTGGATAATTCTAAAAAGATGATTGATCAACATTCAGAAAAAAGTATCAAACAACTTTGGGATTTAAATAATGGATTACCTAAGTGGTCTGAAAAACCAAATTTATTAGCTTCAAGTTTTGTTTTACATTGGCTTAATAATCCACAAAAGAAACTTAAGGAATGGTTGAATTCTCTGAGTTTAGATGGATGGATTGCTTTAGCAATCCCAATCAAGGGAAGTTTTCCAGAATGGCATGAAGCAGCAGAAAAGGCAAATTTAACATGTACGGCTCTTGATTTACCATCATACGACTCACTAATTAGAGTCGTTCCGAAACAAAGTATTTTATATAATAAAATTGAAGTTATTAAACAAACAGAGAAGAAGGCAACTTCTTTATTAAAACCGATGATCAATGTCGGAGCACAAAGTAGTCAGAAGGAACAATTAAGTGTTTCAGATTGGCGACATCTATTATCTTTTTGGCCAATTTCCAATAAGGATAAACAAGTAAGCCTTAGTTGGTCAATCCAGTTTTTATTAATAAAGCGATGAAACCTTTCTCCAAAAAAATTATTATTTGTGGTACAGATACAGATGTCGGCAAAACGATAGTTAGTAGTTTTTTCGTCCAAGGGCTTAGAGGTATCTACTGGAAACCCATTCAAAGTGGAACAGAGGAAGGTACAGATACCAAAACTGTTTGCAATCTCTTAAATCTTGGACCTAACCGCTATCTTTCTGAAAGATATAAATTCAAGGCTCCTGTCTCTCCACATTGGGCTGCAGAACAAGAGTCTGGTTTTATTGAACCAAGCAACTTAAGATTACCTGACTTAGATGAATTACTAATCGTCGAGACTGCAGGTGGTTTAATGGTTCCTTTAAATCGGGATTGGCTACAAATAGACCAATTAAAGGTTTGGGGAGCTCCAATAATTCTTGTAGCCAGGACCGGTCTTGGTACTCTCAACCACACCTTATTAAGTCTAGAAGCCTTGAAACACAGAAATTTAGACGTGTTAGGAATAGTATTAAATGGCCCTCCACACAAAGACAATCCGAAGACCCTAGAGCAATTTGGAGATACTAAAATTCTTGCAAGTCTTCCTATTTTTGACGAAGTCAACGCAAAAGTACTTTCACAAGAATGGAACAAACAACAATTAGATCAAAAGCTTAAAAAATACATTCGAAATTAAAATTTTATTTTTTTCTTAATCAAAAGATTATTTTGACTTCATTCAAGTTAAATGAAGCAAGTTGGAAAACTAAATTTGATGAATGAGAAAAAAAATTCCAATCAAAGTATTCAAAATCCTCATATATGGCCCCCATTCACACAACTTACATCCTCTAAGCCTCAATTATTGGTTGAAAAAGCCAAAGGTGCCCTTTTACTGCCTAAAGACAGAGCTCCAATAATCGATGGCATAAGTAGCTGGTGGGTCACTCTTCATGGTCATGCAAATGAATATATTGCTAAGGCTATCGCAACTCAAGCAGAGCAATTAGAACAAATTATCTTTGCAGATTTCACTCACCCTCAAGCCGAGCTATTAGCAAATCGACTTAGTAAATCAACAGGTCTAGAAAAGTTATTCTTTTCCGATAATGGCTCTACAGCAGTAGAAGTGGCTTTAAAAATGGCTCGTCAATGGTGGAAGAATAAAGGTGACAATAGATCTCAAATCATTGCATTCGAAGGTGCCTACCATGGAGATACATTTGGAGCAATGGCAGTAGGCGAACGAAATATATTTAGCGAGCCTTTTGATCAAATGCTATTTCCTGTTAGCAGAGTCCCTTGGCCTGAGACATGGTGGGGCGATGAAGATTTTGAAAGACGAGAAAAGGAAGTTTTAAAAACTCTTGACCACCTCCTAAAAAAACCAACTATTGCGGTAATTCTTGAGCCATTAGTTCAAGGGGCTGGAGGAATGCGAATGGTTCGTTCAGAATTTTTAGTAGAAGTCGAAAAAAGAATTCGCCAGGCTGATTCTTTACTGATTACAGATGAAGTCTTAACTGGCTTTGGAAGGTGTGGAGAACTATTCGCTTTTCAAAGAGCAGGATTAAAGCCAGACCTTATATCACTCTCAAAAGGGTTAACCGGTGGGTTCCTTCCGATGGGAGTTACAATGTCCAGCAAAAGGATTTCTGAAGGTTTCCTTGGGGAAGATCCCAAGCAAACTTTCTGGCACGGTCATAGTTTCACAGCTAACCCCTTAGGCTGCGCAGCGGCCAATGCTAGCTTAGATCTGTTAGAAAACTCCCCTCAAAAATATTTAGATTTTGAGTCACGTCATCTACCTCATCTACAAAAAATAGTTAAAGATCCAAGAATTGAATGTCCAAGAATTACAGGAACAATTGCTGCTTTTAATATTAAAGTGAAAGGTAAAAAAGGGTATTTAAGTTCCGTTGGGAAAATTATGAAAGCAAGTGCATTGAGGGTTGGTGTTTTCATTAGGCCATTAGGAGATGTAGTTTATCTAATGCCACCACTGTGTATCACAGATGAAGAACTAGAAAAATGCTATTTTGGAATCCAAGAGGGGTTAAATTCTCTATCCTAGAGTTTTTCTTACCAAGATTCTAAGCACTTAGCTATATAGTTATTTCTGAAATTAAACTTATATCAACCAACTTGGAGTAAAATTCATATTTCCGCCTCTTAAAAAAGCAATAAACATTCCTAAAGCCAAGCTCAAGAAAATAGAAGTGATTAAAAGAAGAAGTGAAAACAGTTCTCCTCCTGATAATGGACGCCTCACTCCTATCGACTTAGAAAATTGTATAGGTTGTATATTCTTTAAGTAAGGTTCTTTTTTCTGACTTATAAGATTATTCTCTTTTTCTATACATAAGTCATAGTTTGCCCTTAAGACAGGATCACTTAATAAATCATAAGCTTCACAAACATTTTGAAATTGCCTTGTCGCTTCATCACTTGGCAAAGATGTCGTATCCGGATGAAGTTGCTTACTTAATTGACGGAAAGCTTTTCTAAGCTCTGCGTTATTAGCAGAGGTAGAAACACCAAGCAGTTCGTAACAATTAGAGGAAGGCGTCAACTAAAGAAAATATGATCTAATAATGTATATATTTTATCTAAATATCTCAGGACTGACTATTTCAAAAAACAATTCAAAATGTCTACTGATAAAAACAACAAAAAAGCAAATCATCTCATGATATGGAATGAGCTTAAATGGGCGCCAAGTGAAAACCAATTAGCTCAATTTATCCATTTACAAGAGTTACTTAAAGAATGGAATAAGAAGACCAACCTTACTCGTTTAGTTGATGGAGATGATTTCTGGACTGCACAAGTATGTGACAGCTTGTTGCCACTGCATGAAGAACTTCAATACCCTAAACTTTCTCATAATTACATAGATATTGGTTCTGGCTGTGGATTTCCCGGTATAGCCATAGCTATAGCAATGCCAAATTCAAATATTACTCTTTTAGATTCTTCAAGTAAAAAAACAACTTTTCTGAAAGAAGTTTCTAAAGAAATTGGATTAAATTCTCGTATAACAGTCATAACTGAACGAGCTGAGATAGCAGGAAGGGATCCAATTCTTCGAAATAATTTTGACTATGCCATTGCAAGAGCAGTTGCTTCTGCAAATGTAGTAGCAGAATATCTCGTGCCTTTTTTAAATTCGACAGGTCAAGCGCTCATATTTAAAGGGAGCTGGAGTGAAGCAGAGCAACAAATACTAAAAAAAGCTTTAACTGAACTAAATGCAGAGATCCAACGAACACATAAGTTCTTACTCCCTAATAATCGCGGCATTAGGAATGTTATTAGGGTTAATTCTATTAATAAATGTCCCAATCAATATCCAAGATCAATTGGTAAACCAAAAAAAAAGCCTTTAGGTTACTAAATACCCCATAACCTATCTCTTCTTTCTCCCCCCAATCTGTCTTTCAATTTTCTTAGTATAAAAGGTATTTCAGAGCTCCACGGGCTATTAATCAAAACTTTTTTCAAGTCATCCTCGCTCACTTCACAATCCAAACAATCTGCGTTTGAGCCTGGGAACCAATGTCCTCCTCTGCCTAAAAGAGCATAACGATCTTTAGCAAAGCTTTCCATATCCCAAGCCTCTAATAAATTATTTAGCCATAGCAAAACAGGTATATTAATCTCTCCTGGAGTTTGGTCCCAACTAGGTAAACCTATCTTCCAAGTGTTCAACCATGATTCTCCAAGCGACTTATATGAGGCATCAACTAGTCTCTTATCTATAGTATTAATTAAACCATGCATTATATCCATTTTAGAGATTGCACTTAAATGAATATCTAGATCTTCAGGCTTTGACGCTCCAACACTCAATGTATGAATTCTTTTATCCCTCAAACAAAACAGATCATTAAATTCTATTGGATGCAAAGGACTACATAAATCAAAAAGCTTCAATGACGGAGTATGCAAATGACCTCCCTTATCAGTAGGACTTATAATGAAAACCCCCATATCATTGGAATTCGCTGCTTGTAAAGCTCTTTCGTTATCCTGACGTATAAAATACCAATGCAAATTAACATAATCAAAAAGTCCTGTTTCAATTGTTTTAATGATTAGGTCAACATTTGCATGAGTTGAGAAGCCAACATGACCAACAAGACCATCTTTTTGCCATTGACGAACAATCTGTAGACATCCATTAGGACGAATAGTCATATCTAAGTGATCAGGGATATTTATACCATGAATAGCTAATAAATCAATTTTTTTGGAACCTAATCTACTCATACTTAATTCAAGTTCCTGCTCAAATATCGAAGGGTCATTATTTGGTGGGATTTTCGTTTGCAATATTCTTTTTGGGTCATCAATTTGACCGAAGATCCAGCCTATCTGGCGCTCTGATGTTCCATAATGACGAGCAGTTTCTATATGATGCATACCTTTTTGAGACGCATGCTTAATAGTTTTTCGCAAGATGTCTTGTTGTTGATTATCAATCTCTTTAGGATCTAAATCCTTCCAGCTTTGTTGAAAGCGCATCCCGCCAAGAGATAAGACTGGCATCTGAATCTCTGTTCGACCAAATCTTCTTCTAGGTATTGAATTGTTTTTACTATCTTTAATTCTTGACACTTCTATATTTAATAATCAAGTGACCGGTGGTAAACCTAAATTCCTAAAATGATGGTTTTTTAAAACTTCTTCCAAATTAATTAAGTCTTCAAAAGAAACCCAATCTATGCAATCAACAGGACAGGTATCTATAGCTTCTTGTATTAATTCATCACTATCTCCATCTTGTCTAAACGCTCTTGCTCTGCCTTGTTCAGGCTCCATTGCAAAAGTGTTAGTAGCAACTGAACTGCAATATGTACAGCCTATGCATTTTCTCTCATCAACCCAAACGGCTTTTTCCTTTAATTTCCCTCCAAGTACTGGATCTCTTCCACTAAGCTCGAAATCTTCATTATTACCTGCTTCGTATGCAACATTTGGATCATAAATATCATCTGATAGCTGATATTCAATGGGGCTAGCTTCAAAAGCAGCTCTAGGGTCAAAAGTCAATTTTCCAAGAGGGTCTTAGGAATCCCAACGAGTAACTACTAGTTCTATTGATCCATCTAAATTTTGCTTTTGCTCGGACACTTGAAATCCTTCTTGAGCAGTTGAATCAAGAACAGTATTTAGAGCATAACGTTGAGTGACCTGAGCTAAAAATCTCTCAATTGGTATTGATTGTTTCCAGAGATCAAGGTCAGTTACAAGTTCATATGATTTTGAACCTTCATTCCAACGAAATCCAATATCACCTCCCTTACTCATCTCAACAGTCATTTGAGCTTTTACAGTTTGACCTCTATAGCCTCTAACTAGATTTTCACCTTCGTTGGGGACATACCCTAAGTCTATTAGAGCCTGTTTTAGAAACTCTTTCTTACGAAGTTGAGTTTTAACTGTGCTGAAATGTGACATCAGTGGATTTCTGCTGGAATAGTCTGTTTTTGAACGTTTTCGCGAAGAAAGGTATCTGAGGTTGGCTCTCTCCTTTCAACGGTGCCTAAGGCATCCTCAAGCTTCTCAGTTAAATCAATACATGCCTCACCAACAAGACCTTCGACGGTTTCTTCAACCCGTCCATCTTGTCGGATTTTAAATCGCAATGTGCGTTGTGGCATGAAATTGAAGCCCTAAGTCACGCATGATATAGAAAAAAACTCTAGAAACGCGAATTATTAATTACAACGAATTGTTTTTGTACCAAAAATTAAACCAATTGACCATCATCAATTAATGATTTTAATTTTTTTTGGACCTCTGGATTATCCAATTGCTCCAAAGCTGTCCTTGCTTCATACCGGACAGAAGGCTCTCTATCATTTAATAAAACAGAAATAAAAGTCTCTACTATTTGAATTTGGATTCCCACACTCAAAAGCCCATAAAGGCGGCCTAGGGACCAAATACAGTTACTTCTAACTATTGGTTCACAATCTACTTGCAAACTTTCAAGTAATTGATTCGCTGCTGGTAAAGAGCTTTCTGCTGAATTTAGTCCTACCTCTGCTAGAGAGCTGGATGCCCACAATCTCACTGCAGCGACATCTTGTTTTAATGCATTAATCAGAGGTTCTAGAACTGGGGCGTCAGGGTAATTCCCGAGACTCCATGCAGTAGCTTTTCGCACATAAGCGTTACTATCAAACCTCAATAAAAGCAATAGAAGATCTATTGCTTTTGGACAAGGATTTCTACCTAAAGCATAAACAGCACTCATCCTGACTACAGGAGAAGGCTCGTCAAGTAAAGGCAATAAGAATGGAAGAGCTCTAGGGTCTCTATGTTCGCAAAAGACTCTTAAGCCCTGAAGTCTCTCATTGTTTCCGCATTGAAGCCATTTCAACGCAAGATCACATTCTTTTGATGAATTCCCTTGATCTCCATCAATTTTATCTAATTCAATTTCATCTAGAGGATCTCCTGCCAATTGAGCAGCTAATTCTCTGGCTAAAAGATCAGGGTCTATAGCCAAATTAGCCAACCCTTTTTCACTTAATTTTTGATTTTCATCATTCATAGCTCTGACAGAAGAAGAGCAAACTAATTAATTGGTGCTGGTGCAAGCATATCCCCAGGGAGCCATATCCGAGCGCTGACAGCGAATAAAGCAACAACAAAAAGAGCAACAATTAAAATAGGAAAAAGAGTTGTTCGTAAAAAAACCAAAGTTAAAACTAATTAGAATTCTATTCTGCTCTAAATTTTGACCATTTGGCTATCGAGGGTCAACTTTTTGCGTCATTAATTTTGTTTTCTTCATTAAAAATATACAACTCACAGCAATTGAAAGCGCAATCCAAGCGCTCCTTTCTTGATGCAATAAAAAAGCCCCAATACTAACTAATCCACCATAGAGAATTCCTGATCCTAAAACGAAGCGAGATCCAAGCACGGTAAAATTGTCCACTGGATTAATATTCAGACTTTTCCTTATTTTTTTCCAACCAGGACCTGGGGGTTTTACCTGTTTAACAAATTCATTGAGTGTCGCTTCTGACTCTGGCTCAGTAAAAAATAAAGTAAGCAACCAAATCACAGCTGTAAATAAAGTAGTAAATAAGAGTCTTTTTCCAAAATCTTCAATTGTAAAATAGGGAGAAACTGAGGTGATTAAGCCTATAAAAAAACCACTCAGCATTGCAGAAAGTTCCGCTAGAGCATTAACTCGCCACCAAAACCATCGAAGGACAAGAACAGCTCCTGGTCCTGTACCTATTGCAATAACAAGTCTAAACATTGAACCAATACTGTTACTAAATAGAGCCGTGACGACTCCAATTAGAAGCAACAAAATACTTGCGACCTGGCCGATAAGAATCATTTCTTTAGGGCCAGCCGATGGCCTCATAAATCTTTTATAAAGGTCATGAGCAAGATAACTTGCTCCCCAGTTAATTGA
The sequence above is drawn from the Prochlorococcus marinus str. MIT 1013 genome and encodes:
- a CDS encoding DEAD/DEAH box helicase translates to MTSSERDTFENEILQNNLNPKKIFPFSLDEFQLKAIDSLNQGHSVVVSAPTGSGKTLIGEYAIYRAISHGNKVFYTTPLKALSNQKLRDFRNQFGSSNVGLLTGDLSLNREASILVMTTEIFRNMLYAAADKNDDPLLDIETVVLDECHYMNDAHRGTVWEESIIHCPKSVQFVALSATVANAGQLTDWIEQVHGPTDLISSDLRPVPLEFNFCSAKGLHPLLNEKGTGLHPNCKIWRSTKSHKKRGRLSKPTQPDSPSLGLVISKLAERNMLPAIYFIFSRRGCDKAVKTIASTCLVNQEERQSIQDRFKKYTILNSEGLRDDLHIKALFNGIASHHAGVLPAWKELIEELFQKGLIKVVFATETLAAGINMPARSTIISTLSKRSDNGHRQLMGSEFLQMAGRAGRRGLDSRGYVVTVQTRFEGVREAGQLATSSADPLVSQFTPSYGMVLNLLQRYDLDKSKELIERSFSRYLASLDLVEEEEELSRLKEEFKEYKTFSEDIPWSDFERYEKIKSHLKEERRLLKILKKQSAETLSNELISALEFANNGTLISLKTSHLRGKVTPAVIVQKIQKGDRQSQLLCLTDENIWILIACKEVVSLYAELTCLDVSHLTTPQMSRLGEIHHGDLLSNETASIISNLAQENDMRTAQYDLASEVLSQAKLVKSLDDELLVQPAHRWGDKKKLKKHRRRMDELGLEIHQREQMLYDRSNRHWDTFLSLIKVLNYFGCLDDLTPTEIGRGIGSLRGENELWIGLVLISGNLDELTPVELAGVIQSITTEVNRPDLWSGFIPSTVAEEAFNDLSNIRGELFRVQERFGIEVPILWSPELMGLVEAWARGSTWTDLIANTSLDEGDVVRILRRTNDLLSQIPYCEAVSRQLRNNAKAAMKLMDRFPICEAEYINQAKENKHEIINPATERNN
- a CDS encoding aminotransferase class I/II-fold pyridoxal phosphate-dependent enzyme, encoding MPAIPNSRIRKLRTWVPGKRSSELIGVDENQNQITLIDLASNDYLDLARHPLLIEAARQTLETDGVGSGGSRFITGSRNIHQRLETKLAQWLDREIVLIYPSGFQANLAAVLALTDRHTPVICDRLIHHSLLVGVKASGAKLIRFKHNNLSELERLLKKSRQSNPQKQPLVITESLFSMEGTTAPIKEISKLCINYDSKLLIDEAHAFGVMGSKGRGESFGLKEPISIISGTFGKAFGSGGAFLATDKITGANLIQNCGAFRYTTALAPPLCASALAALNLIESNPSWGSELKEKSKALRDRLSQIGWQRPMGGGPIISIVLGTDELAMDYQKKLEEQGLLTVAIRPPTVPEGKSRLRLVIRRNTPVQAIEKLIAVLNNK
- a CDS encoding alpha/beta hydrolase is translated as MKEIIAMHGWAGDSHQWANWEKIFKSCDWEWQASERGYKEISPHTPKWNHNSNQVKDKRVAICHSHGSHMIDKEVLHSATHVILINSFSRFIPSDKENRPIKLALNRMMNAINTSNEEAMLRKFHIKAYKPNYIAIKLSESYLLPISDSGRLRLKNDLKLLMNSDSLPIGLNNSSKVLIVNSEQDYILANQTKEKLAEDLIKHLEVIPKIINLQDEGHYITKIKNIKKVKHWLEFDHAKNMV
- a CDS encoding methyltransferase domain-containing protein, translating into MQKTWSSQVNKNFNEAALSYNESASIQKSTALKLAKICSHHSIKHGLWVDLGSGTGLLAKSLEDLHPNQYVVRLDNSKKMIDQHSEKSIKQLWDLNNGLPKWSEKPNLLASSFVLHWLNNPQKKLKEWLNSLSLDGWIALAIPIKGSFPEWHEAAEKANLTCTALDLPSYDSLIRVVPKQSILYNKIEVIKQTEKKATSLLKPMINVGAQSSQKEQLSVSDWRHLLSFWPISNKDKQVSLSWSIQFLLIKR
- the bioD gene encoding dethiobiotin synthase: MKPFSKKIIICGTDTDVGKTIVSSFFVQGLRGIYWKPIQSGTEEGTDTKTVCNLLNLGPNRYLSERYKFKAPVSPHWAAEQESGFIEPSNLRLPDLDELLIVETAGGLMVPLNRDWLQIDQLKVWGAPIILVARTGLGTLNHTLLSLEALKHRNLDVLGIVLNGPPHKDNPKTLEQFGDTKILASLPIFDEVNAKVLSQEWNKQQLDQKLKKYIRN
- the bioA gene encoding adenosylmethionine--8-amino-7-oxononanoate transaminase — its product is MKQVGKLNLMNEKKNSNQSIQNPHIWPPFTQLTSSKPQLLVEKAKGALLLPKDRAPIIDGISSWWVTLHGHANEYIAKAIATQAEQLEQIIFADFTHPQAELLANRLSKSTGLEKLFFSDNGSTAVEVALKMARQWWKNKGDNRSQIIAFEGAYHGDTFGAMAVGERNIFSEPFDQMLFPVSRVPWPETWWGDEDFERREKEVLKTLDHLLKKPTIAVILEPLVQGAGGMRMVRSEFLVEVEKRIRQADSLLITDEVLTGFGRCGELFAFQRAGLKPDLISLSKGLTGGFLPMGVTMSSKRISEGFLGEDPKQTFWHGHSFTANPLGCAAANASLDLLENSPQKYLDFESRHLPHLQKIVKDPRIECPRITGTIAAFNIKVKGKKGYLSSVGKIMKASALRVGVFIRPLGDVVYLMPPLCITDEELEKCYFGIQEGLNSLS
- a CDS encoding J domain-containing protein; this translates as MTPSSNCYELLGVSTSANNAELRKAFRQLSKQLHPDTTSLPSDEATRQFQNVCEAYDLLSDPVLRANYDLCIEKENNLISQKKEPYLKNIQPIQFSKSIGVRRPLSGGELFSLLLLITSIFLSLALGMFIAFLRGGNMNFTPSWLI
- the rsmG gene encoding 16S rRNA (guanine(527)-N(7))-methyltransferase RsmG, which encodes MSTDKNNKKANHLMIWNELKWAPSENQLAQFIHLQELLKEWNKKTNLTRLVDGDDFWTAQVCDSLLPLHEELQYPKLSHNYIDIGSGCGFPGIAIAIAMPNSNITLLDSSSKKTTFLKEVSKEIGLNSRITVITERAEIAGRDPILRNNFDYAIARAVASANVVAEYLVPFLNSTGQALIFKGSWSEAEQQILKKALTELNAEIQRTHKFLLPNNRGIRNVIRVNSINKCPNQYPRSIGKPKKKPLGY